A DNA window from Ipomoea triloba cultivar NCNSP0323 chromosome 10, ASM357664v1 contains the following coding sequences:
- the LOC116032826 gene encoding homeobox protein BEL1 homolog — protein MAGEEGEGKGRSSSMVTNTGYWYSDAAINTQIQSGHMASQLQGFEPNPEIYNLSSGMEMMGGFPIKNLQAQSDMWKQAAGFGGGGGGSGPVPLSHTGNMVVGGGGWVVEANNSNSNNNNNEMKVSITQKGLSLSLSSTNPSAIGFHSFDDLRLVAASSSSSRLNNNNNNNTCIQHDDGFLGKPENLGHPSQDLFFQIRTSKYLGPAQELLKEFCCVETTSQSDEPKRKQPQMSSQWQQDAAASSENHSLGSLHFLELQKTKSKLLHLLDEVDRRYKHYRDQMTAVVSSFEAVAGDGAATVYSALASRVMSRHFRGLRDAILAQLKAVKKAMSEKESSSAPGATKGETPRLKMIDQTLRQQKAIQQLTMMDSHPWRPQRGLPERSVSVLRAWLFEHFLHPYPSDVDKHILARQTGLSRSQVSNWFINARVRLWKPMVEEMYLEEVKEQDNNILGSSEGARAAAVDGRERLDKKPNIVRLDSECISSLINIPGKGGDHHQFGAVELDFSPYTDAGAVGYRPGERKTGGGVSLTLGLQQHGGSGGIGLGFSPASHQNSLFYPRDQIGDCPPVQYSLLDGEAQNLPYRNLMGSQLLHDLAG, from the exons ATGGCGGGTGAAGAAGGTGAAGGGAAAGGAAGGTCGTCATCCATGGTGACAAATACGGGGTATTGGTACAGCGATGCCGCGATAAATACTCAGATTCAGAGTGGTCATATGGCGAGTCAACTCCAAGGGTTTGAGCCCAACCCGGAGATCTACAATTTGAGTAGTGGGATGGAGATGATGGGAGGGTTTCCCATCAAGAATCTGCAGGCCCAGAGTGACATGTGGAAGCAGGCCGCTGGTtttggcggtggtggtggtggtagtggtccTGTTCCATTATCCCATACTGGGAACATGGTGGTTGGCGGCGGGGGATGGGTGGTGGAAgcaaataatagtaatagtaataataataataatgaaatgaaaGTGTCTATAACACAAAAAGGCCTTTCACTCTCTCTTAGCTCCACTAATCCTTCTGCTATTGGCTTCCACTCCTTTGATGATCTCAGGCTTGTGGCTGCTTCTTCTTCAAGCTCCAGGTtgaataacaacaacaacaacaacacatgTATTCAACATGATGATGGGTTTCTGGGAAAACCAGAAAATCTGGGCCATCCATCCCAGGATTTGTTCTTCCAGATCAGAACCTCCAAGTATTTGGGCCCAGCGCAAGAGCTCTTGAAAGAGTTCTGTTGCGTTGAAACAACATCACAATCTGATGAACCAAAGAGAAAGCAGCCTCAGATGAGCAGCCAATGGCAGCAAGATGCTGCAGCTTCTTCAGAAAACCATTCTTTGGGTTCCCTTCACTTTCTGGAATTGCAGAAAACAAAATCAAAGCTCCTTCATCTGCTAGATGag GTGGACAGGAGATACAAGCACTATCGTGATCAAATGACGGCGGTGGTATCATCGTTTGAGGCGGTGGCCGGTGACGGCGCTGCGACGGTGTATTCCGCCCTGGCTTCCCGGGTGATGTCACGGCACTTCAGGGGTTTGAGAGATGCGATTTTGGCTCAACTTAAAGCTGTCAAGAAGGCCATGTCCGAGAAGGAGTCGTCGTCGGCGCCCGGAGCCACTAAGGGGGAGACGCCGAGGCTTAAAATGATTGATCAGACACTCCGGCAACAGAAGGCTATTCAGCAGCTCACTATGATGGATAGCCATCCATGGAGACCCCAACGTGGCCTGCCGGAGAGATCCGTTTCCGTTCTCCGGGCTTGGCTTTTCGAGCACTTTCTTCACCC GTACCCAAGTGATGTGGATAAACACATTTTGGCACGCCAAACAGGTCTTTCAAGAAGTCAG GTGTCTAATTGGTTCATCAATGCAAGGGTGAGGCTATGGAAACCCATGGTGGAGGAGATGTACCTTGAAGAAGTGAAGGAACAAGACAACAACATTCTAGGATCCTCCGAGGGAGCAAGAGCCGCCGCCGTTGATGGGCGGGAACGGCTAGACAAAAAACCCAACATCGTACGTCTAGATTCCGAGTGCATCTCTTCTCTCATTAACATCCCCGGAAAGGGCGGCGACCACCACCAGTTTGGAGCCGTGGAACTGGACTTCTCGCCGTACACCGACGCCGGCGCCGTCGGGTACCGGCCGGGCGAAAGGAAAACCGGCGGCGGCGTGTCGTTAACGCTGGGGCTACAGCAACATGGGGGAAGCGGAGGAATAGGGTTAGGATTTTCGCCGGCGTCTCATCAGAATTCACTGTTTTACCCTAGAGATCAAATCGGAGATTGCCCGCCGGTCCAATATTCACTGTTGGACGGTGAAGCTCAGAACTTGCCTTACCGGAACTTGATGGGTTCGCAGCTACTTCACGATCTGGCTGGCTAA
- the LOC116033308 gene encoding fe(2+) transport protein 2-like, with amino-acid sequence MAVFPKFLFIISVIIIALSFASLALGATETNNPNTSPPPPQCGSDTGRGCRNKAAALKLKIIAIAAILVSSMVGVCTPMFSKIIPAVKPDTDLFVLIKAFASGVILATGYMHVMPDSFNCLRSACLPEKPWKKFPFTTFVAMLSAVLTLMVDSFAMSFYKKHKLDCPARETVSQQQDSHHAAPVDGSGPTQLLRYRVVAQVLEMGIIVHSVVIGLSLGASENPCTIRPLVAALCFHQLFEGMGLGGCILQAEYGIATRAIMAFFFSATTPFGIVLGIGLSNVYSDNSPTALIVVGLLNACSAGLLNYMALVDLLASDFMGNKLQKNMKLQTWAYVAVLLGAGGMSVMALWA; translated from the exons ATGGCGGTTTTCCCCAAATTCTTATTCATCATTTCCGTAATCATCATTGCCCTCTCATTTGCATCGCTAGCATTAGGTGCAACCGAGACCAACAATCCCAATACttccccgccgccgccgcaatGCGGTTCCGACACCGGCCGAGGATGTCGGAACAAGGCGGCGGCGTTGAAGCTTAAAATCATAGCCATTGCTGCCATTCTAGTGAGCAGCATGGTAGGCGTTTGCACGCCGATGTTTTCGAAGATAATCCCCGCCGTTAAACCCGACACGGATTTGTTCGTGTTGATTAAAGCCTTTGCCTCCGGGGTGATCCTCGCCACGGGGTACATGCACGTCATGCCCGACTCCTTCAACTGTCTTAGGTCCGCGTGCTTGCCGGAAAAGCCCTGGAAGAAATTCCCCTTCACAACGTTCGTCGCCATGCTTTCGGCTGTTCTAACGTTGATGGTGGATTCATTCGCCATGAGTTTTTATAAGAAGCATAAGTTGGACTGTCCGGCCCGTGAAACGGTGTCACAACAGCAAGATTCTCATCATGCAGCCCCCGTTGATGGAAGCGGCCCCACCCAATTGCTTCGCTATCGTGTAGTAGCTCAG gTTTTGGAGATGGGAATTATTGTACACTCGGTTGTGATTGGACTGTCGTTGGGAGCATCTGAGAATCCATGCACGATAAGGCCATTAGTGGCAGCACTATGCTTCCATCAACTCTTTGAAGGAATGGGTCTTGGAGGCTGCATTTTACAA GCGGAATATGGAATAGCAACGAGAGCAATTATGGCATTCTTCTTCTCAGCGACGACGCCGTTTGGAATTGTGCTGGGGATCGGACTGTCGAATGTTTACAGCGACAACAGCCCGACCGCACTGATTGTGGTAGGATTGTTGAATGCTTGTTCTGCTGGGTTGTTGAATTATATGGCTCTGGTGGATCTCTTAGCGTCGGATTTCATGGGGAATAAACTGCAGAAGAACATGAAACTGCAGACATGGGCTTATGTTGCTGTGTTGTTGGGTGCTGGAGGCATGTCTGTCATGGCCTTGTGGGCATAG